A genomic region of Dactylococcopsis salina PCC 8305 contains the following coding sequences:
- a CDS encoding DUF5615 family PIN-like protein encodes MKLLLDENLSDRMINRIIDLYPDSTHVKTLGLTNTDDAIIWEYAKANNFVIVSKDSDFYQRSLLYGHPPKFIYLRIGNSPTSSIIQILREKFDLITQFSESETESILVLID; translated from the coding sequence GTGAAACTTCTACTAGACGAAAACCTCTCTGATCGAATGATTAACAGGATTATTGATCTCTATCCTGATTCTACTCATGTCAAAACTCTTGGTTTAACAAATACTGATGATGCAATTATCTGGGAATATGCAAAAGCAAATAATTTTGTGATTGTTTCCAAAGATTCCGACTTCTATCAACGGAGTTTACTTTATGGTCATCCTCCTAAGTTTATTTATCTTCGCATTGGTAATAGCCCAACATCCAGCATAATTCAGATTCTCAGAGAGAAATTTGATCTGATTACTCAATTTAGCGAGAGTGAAACAGAAAGTATTTTGGTACTGATTGACTGA
- a CDS encoding DUF433 domain-containing protein, which translates to MSYQNIITIEPGKRSGKPCIRGMRITVSDILEYLAGGMTEEEILEDFSELNSEDIKACLAFAADREKKLFVTSV; encoded by the coding sequence ATTAGCTACCAAAATATAATTACAATTGAACCAGGAAAGCGCAGTGGCAAGCCTTGTATTCGAGGAATGCGAATTACAGTATCTGACATTCTAGAATATTTAGCAGGTGGAATGACTGAAGAAGAAATCTTAGAAGATTTTTCTGAATTAAATTCCGAAGATATTAAAGCCTGTCTTGCTTTTGCTGCCGATCGCGAGAAAAAGTTATTTGTGACTTCTGTGTGA
- a CDS encoding precorrin-8X methylmutase: MLTIKQLTAAVGDRATPRMVRHYHQIGLMPSPQRSASNYRLYTEADVQRLQRIIALKEQGFQLSHIKQILEEDADPDSDSLLQKLQQQYQTVLQQLVKWRKTAIALEGLLGRDSACQSHQGEALAQLRRLQAETETARSLSEALWENLDATVYDHPENFQQALQYLLPDLSQRCSSGAGAERLSEIEVDILSHLVLACGDVSLAAFIRLSPDLIKAARESLSAGCKIVTDVPAVLNTIDQTRLTHLGCEWVSLMDDPHLDSAADAETEFWQNQNWQQHLAEQVEGNIWVIGYAPSVLLKLCEFVETHNCQPALVIGLPIGFSHAPAAKRRLMQLPIPYLTSESALGGGLLAAVALNRLAASLLEKPNCHCYLEGL; encoded by the coding sequence ATGCTGACCATTAAACAACTCACCGCAGCCGTGGGCGATCGCGCGACTCCACGTATGGTTCGCCACTATCACCAAATTGGTTTAATGCCCTCTCCTCAACGTTCTGCGAGCAATTATCGCCTCTACACAGAAGCGGATGTGCAACGGTTGCAGCGCATTATTGCCCTGAAAGAACAGGGATTCCAACTTTCTCACATTAAACAGATTTTGGAAGAAGATGCTGATCCAGACTCGGATTCTCTATTGCAGAAGTTACAGCAACAATATCAGACGGTTTTACAGCAACTGGTGAAATGGCGCAAAACCGCGATCGCGCTGGAGGGATTATTAGGGAGAGACAGCGCTTGTCAATCGCACCAGGGAGAAGCTCTAGCCCAACTGCGACGTTTGCAAGCGGAAACGGAAACCGCGCGATCGTTAAGCGAAGCCCTCTGGGAAAACTTAGATGCAACGGTTTATGACCATCCTGAGAATTTTCAGCAGGCTTTGCAATATTTGTTACCTGATCTGTCTCAGCGATGCTCCTCTGGAGCCGGCGCGGAGCGCCTATCGGAAATCGAAGTCGATATCTTATCTCATTTAGTCTTAGCTTGCGGGGATGTCAGTTTAGCTGCGTTTATTCGTCTCAGCCCCGATCTGATTAAAGCAGCCAGAGAAAGCCTCAGCGCTGGCTGTAAAATTGTTACGGATGTTCCTGCTGTTCTCAATACGATCGATCAGACTCGCTTGACTCATTTGGGCTGTGAATGGGTTTCTTTAATGGACGATCCTCATCTGGATAGTGCTGCTGATGCAGAAACAGAGTTTTGGCAAAATCAAAATTGGCAACAACATCTCGCCGAACAAGTTGAAGGGAACATTTGGGTAATTGGTTACGCGCCCTCTGTGTTGCTCAAACTCTGTGAATTTGTAGAAACGCACAATTGTCAACCTGCTCTGGTGATTGGACTGCCCATTGGCTTTAGTCATGCCCCAGCAGCGAAACGGCGACTGATGCAGCTACCAATTCCCTATCTTACCAGTGAAAGCGCTCTTGGCGGGGGGTTACTCGCAGCCGTTGCCCTAAATCGACTCGCAGCCTCTCTCCTAGAAAAGCCCAATTGTCACTGCTATCTGGAAGGACTATAA
- a CDS encoding heavy metal translocating P-type ATPase → MVSELIETRKLPNWIKNYPEAIAPVACAVLTFLGWLAFSGNLLGLGVWLLVAAYIIGGYENAREGVTTLWQEHELDVDLLMIIAALGAAILGLWQEDYYLLVDGAVLILIFATSGALEHIAMQRTERNIRSLMELTPDNARLFKEGREMIVPTEQLQIGDRVLVKPGEMFPTDGIIQQGFSTVNQAPITGESIPVEKQVTDEVFAGTINGNGALTIELHKPPESSLIQRVIQLVEEAKTSQPPSQQFLEQFERRYARVIIFVGVGLATLPPLVFAWDWETTIYRALVFLVVASPCALMAAIMPTLLSGIARGARDGILFKDGAQLETIGKISAIAFDKTGTLTTGQLQLKQVIPSSNTTKAELLQIAASLEAYSEHPIGDAILQAAEAENLSLLGAMPEGRSLRDIEVLAKVGQGIIGQIAGKSVTVGKKQFVLTEEIAIDQDCEAKSEQLADQGCSIVWVVQEHQLLGILAVADQIHPQAQQLLAKLKEMGIKETIMLTGDQSTTAQTVAASLCLDRVNANLLPEDKVEMVKELQNHYTVAMVGDGINDAPALAQADVGIAMGGIGSDVALETADIVLMADRLGKLEQAIRIGKKSQRITTQNITLALTSISLLMIANFLGELTLPAGVFGHEGSTLLVTLNGLRLLKN, encoded by the coding sequence ATGGTTAGTGAGTTAATAGAAACAAGAAAACTCCCAAATTGGATTAAAAATTATCCCGAAGCGATCGCGCCTGTGGCTTGTGCTGTCTTGACGTTCCTCGGTTGGCTGGCTTTCAGTGGCAATCTCCTCGGATTAGGGGTTTGGTTATTGGTAGCAGCGTATATTATTGGCGGTTACGAAAACGCCCGTGAAGGGGTAACAACCCTTTGGCAAGAACATGAACTGGATGTGGACTTGCTGATGATTATTGCTGCTTTAGGGGCTGCCATTTTGGGGCTGTGGCAAGAGGATTATTATCTTTTAGTGGATGGGGCAGTTCTCATTTTAATTTTTGCCACCAGTGGCGCTTTAGAACACATTGCCATGCAGCGCACTGAGCGCAATATTCGCAGTTTGATGGAACTCACCCCTGATAATGCCAGACTGTTTAAGGAAGGACGGGAAATGATTGTTCCCACCGAACAGTTGCAAATCGGCGATCGCGTTTTAGTCAAACCTGGAGAAATGTTTCCCACTGATGGCATTATTCAACAAGGGTTTAGTACAGTGAACCAAGCGCCGATTACAGGAGAATCCATTCCTGTAGAAAAACAAGTTACTGATGAAGTCTTCGCAGGAACAATTAATGGCAATGGGGCGCTAACCATTGAACTGCATAAACCCCCCGAAAGCAGTCTGATTCAGCGTGTGATTCAATTAGTGGAAGAAGCAAAAACCTCTCAGCCTCCTTCCCAGCAGTTTCTCGAACAATTTGAGCGTCGTTATGCCCGAGTCATTATCTTTGTGGGTGTGGGTTTGGCAACGCTTCCGCCTTTGGTTTTCGCTTGGGATTGGGAAACAACTATTTATCGGGCGTTAGTGTTTCTGGTGGTTGCTTCCCCCTGTGCGTTGATGGCGGCGATTATGCCCACTTTACTCTCTGGGATTGCTCGTGGGGCAAGAGATGGCATTTTATTCAAAGATGGCGCACAATTAGAAACGATCGGCAAAATCAGCGCGATCGCGTTTGATAAGACAGGAACGCTCACCACAGGTCAATTGCAACTGAAACAGGTCATTCCTTCCTCAAATACGACCAAAGCAGAACTGTTGCAGATTGCTGCTTCTTTAGAAGCCTACTCAGAACATCCCATTGGCGATGCAATTTTACAAGCTGCTGAAGCTGAGAATTTATCTTTACTGGGCGCGATGCCCGAAGGGCGGTCGCTTCGCGACATCGAGGTTCTTGCCAAAGTAGGACAAGGAATTATTGGTCAGATTGCGGGGAAATCAGTCACAGTGGGCAAAAAACAATTTGTCTTGACCGAAGAAATAGCGATCGATCAAGACTGCGAGGCAAAAAGTGAACAGTTAGCCGATCAAGGTTGTAGTATCGTTTGGGTGGTTCAAGAACATCAACTTTTGGGCATCTTAGCTGTTGCCGATCAAATTCATCCCCAAGCGCAACAGTTACTAGCAAAGCTCAAAGAGATGGGGATTAAGGAAACAATTATGCTCACTGGCGATCAAAGCACCACTGCACAAACCGTTGCTGCTAGTCTTTGCCTCGATCGAGTCAATGCGAATCTTCTGCCAGAAGATAAAGTGGAGATGGTCAAGGAATTGCAAAATCATTATACCGTTGCGATGGTTGGTGATGGCATTAACGACGCACCCGCCTTAGCGCAAGCAGATGTAGGCATTGCTATGGGCGGAATTGGCAGTGATGTTGCCCTAGAAACTGCCGATATTGTGCTGATGGCGGATCGATTAGGAAAATTAGAGCAAGCGATTCGCATTGGAAAAAAATCACAGCGTATCACCACGCAAAATATCACCCTTGCTTTAACCTCGATCAGCTTATTAATGATTGCCAACTTTCTCGGAGAATTAACCCTTCCTGCTGGGGTTTTTGGACATGAAGGTTCAACCTTGCTGGTGACACTGAATGGCTTACGGCTACTGAAAAACTAG
- a CDS encoding coiled-coil domain-containing protein, with the protein MFFVNFNLSIYCIITIQHYHSEDRLSRIEKLIESNAKSIEALSEDRRESERDRARLYQEMANLSNSMANLSTSIANLSNAQADFYRRMENFSRRQGDIVEILKLLQQREN; encoded by the coding sequence ATGTTTTTCGTTAACTTCAATCTCTCAATATATTGTATCATTACTATTCAGCACTACCATAGTGAAGATCGCCTAAGTCGAATCGAAAAGCTGATTGAATCTAATGCCAAGTCGATTGAAGCCTTAAGTGAAGATCGCAGAGAAAGTGAACGCGATCGCGCTCGTCTTTATCAAGAAATGGCGAATCTCTCCAACTCAATGGCAAATCTTTCTACCTCAATTGCCAATTTAAGCAACGCTCAAGCTGACTTTTACCGACGCATGGAGAACTTTTCTCGCCGTCAGGGTGATATTGTCGAAATTCTCAAACTATTACAGCAAAGGGAGAATTAG